A genomic segment from Sparus aurata chromosome 20, fSpaAur1.1, whole genome shotgun sequence encodes:
- the sgca gene encoding alpha-sarcoglycan, whose protein sequence is MSSAVTRPVSLSLSLSLSLSLSTWFCQSQAQNKMAGCGSWFFFFTVCAVSLLGANAEIKFTIPVGRFFTYEVMRETFQNDFEPLSKLYAGRLYDDPMIFKCNRQNFPDLPEWLRFTQRHPFDNGFLYGTPTSPGKSIIEIFAVNKRSYETTRQIVVIKVTAETMLPYQAEFFIKLREIEKVLPSVVQDEIKQDLQKLWDTEELEVVNITNALDRGGRVPLPLAGHFEGVYVKVGSKQYFSDCLLRVLAPEHEKQCTAGSRVKVPGGCNFCTIPSNCISWCKTELFDLTQQEPAPPPPTVGSGIMETGVEFDPLESPPSRDFFPDYLVTVIVPLVLAIILCVLLAYVMFCRREGVEKRNARTNQIQLYHHHTILGNTDELRNMAGSRGVPPPLSTLPMFNSRTGERARSLQSDSPVPLIRAQHDPYVDTLPRK, encoded by the exons ATGTCGTCTGCTGTGACCCggcccgtctctctctctctctctctctctctctctctctctctctccacatggTTCTGTCAATCACAGGCCCAAAACAAGATGGCAGGCTGCGGGAgctggttcttcttcttcacag TGTGTGCCGTCAGCTTGCTCGGGGCCAACGCAGAGATCAAATTCACCATTCCCGTGGGGAGGTTCTTCACGTACGAGGTGATGAGAGAGACTTTCCAGAACGACTTTGAACCTTTGTCGAAACTCTACG CCGGACGTTTGTACGATGACCCCATGATTTTTAAGTGCAACAGGCAGAACTTCCCAGACCTCCCAGAGTGGCTGCGCTTCACCCAGCGGCACCCGTTTGATAACGGCTTCCTGTACGGCACGCCAACGTCTCCCGGGAAAAGTATAATCGAG aTCTTCGCCGTCAACAAGCGGAGCTATGAAACGACCAGACAGATCGTCGTCATCAAAGTCACCGCAG AGACGATGCTGCCGTACCAAGCTGAGTTCTTCATCAAGCTGAGGGAGATTGAGAAGGTGCTGCCCTCTGTTGTCCAGGATGAGATAAAGCAGGACCTGCAGAAGCTGTGGGACACAGAGGAACTGGAGGTCGTCAACATCACCAACGCTCTGGACCGCGGAGGCCGGGTTCCCCTCCCGCTCGCAGGACACTTTGAAGG tgtgtatgtgaAGGTCGGGTCCAAGCAGTACTTCTCAGACTGTCTCCTGAGGGTTCTGGCGCCGGAGCATGAGAAGCAGTGCACAGCCGGGTCCAGAGTCAAAGTCCCCGGAGGATGCAACTTCTGCACCATCCCCAGCAACTGCATCAGCTGGTGCAAGACGGAGCTG TTTGACCTGACGCAGCAGGAGCCggctccccctcctcccaccGTGGGTTCGGGGATCATGGAGACCGGCGTGGAGTTCGACCCCCTGGAGTCGCCCCCGAGCAGAGACTTCTTCCCGGACTACCTGGTGACAGTGATCGTGCCCCTGGTCCTCGCCATCATCCTGTGCGTCCTGCTGGCCTACGTCATGTTCTGCAGACGGGAGGGAGT agAGAAAAGGAACGCAAGAACAAACCA GATCCAGCTGTACCACCACCACACCATCCTCGGGAACACCGACGAGCTGAGGAACATGGCGGGAAGCCGCGGCGTGCCTCCACCTCTGTCCACGCTGCCCATGTTCAACAGCCGGACCGGGGAGCGGGCCCGGTCTCTGCAGTCCGACAGCCCGGTCCCCCTCATCCGGGCCCAGCA TGATCCCTACGTCGACACTCTGCCCAG gaaGTGA